From a single Lolium rigidum isolate FL_2022 chromosome 7, APGP_CSIRO_Lrig_0.1, whole genome shotgun sequence genomic region:
- the LOC124676523 gene encoding acyl-CoA hydrolase 2-like isoform X1 → MDREEGKAAQSLPNLGATLANSGDDCAWCAVTEFLGQVPLLQCLPGSSIRRIADAVHLKHYESGDYIAREGEPVDGLCIILDGQAEVSAPANTEEENRPDYVLNKYDYFGYGTNSSVHQVNVTAVTKLTCFVLPSQYGHLLQTKTIWNAEETPENHSLLEQILHLEKLEVDIFRGLTLPEAPQFRQVFGGQLIGQALAAASKTVDCLKLVHSLHAIFLIAGDNNMPIIYQVNRERDGTSFATRKVEAKQKGLVIFTLIVSFQKEELGFEHQAAIMPAVPPPEQLLNMEEIRERRLTDPRFPMQYRNLAAKKKFVPWPIEMRFCQDSGSQHKPSLYYWFKARGKLSDDPALHRCVVAYASDLLYSGVSLNPHRERGLKTYSLSLDHSMWFHKPVKADDWLLYVIDSPSAHGGRGFVTGRMFNRQGELVVSLTQEALIRRAKTPGQTPRPKL, encoded by the exons atGGATCGGGAAGAAGGTAAAGCAGCGCAGAGCCTACCGAATTTGGGAGCGACTCTGGCTAATTCCGGGGACGATTGCGCTTGGTGTGCAGTGACGGAGTTCCTGGGCCAGGTGCCCCTCCTGCAGTGCCTCCCCGGATCCTCCATCCGCAGGATCGCCGACGCCGTCCACCTCAAGCACTACG AATCTGGTGATTACATTGCTCGTGAAGGTGAACCCGTAGATGGCCTTTGCATCATATTGGATGGACAG GCTGAAGTTTCTGCTCCGGCAAACACAGAAGAAGAAAACCGCCCAGACTATGTATTAAATAAGTATGACTACTTTGGTTATG GGACCAATAGTTCTGTCCATCAAGTAAATGTTACTGCAGTAACAAAG CTGACCTGCTTTGTGTTGCCAAGTCAATACGGACATCTGTTGCAAACAAAGACAATTTGGAATGCAGAGGAGACACCTGAAAACCATTCTTTGCTTGAACAAATTTTGCACTTGGAGAAATTAGAG GTTGATATATTCCGTGGGTTAACTTTGCCTGAAGCACCACAATTTAGGCAAGTTTTTGGAGGACAATTGATTGGACAG GCACTAGCAGCAGCATCCAAGACTGTTGATTGCCTGAAACTTGTGCATAGTTTGCATGCAATTTTTCTTATCGCAGGGGACAATAATA TGCCAATAATATATCAGGTAAATCGGGAGCGCGATGGAACCAGCTTTGCCACCAGAAAAGTGGAGGCAAAGCAGAAAGGCCTTGTCATATTCACTTTAATTGTTTCTTTCCAG AAGGAAGAACTAGGGTTTGAGCATCAAGCTGCAATCATGCCTGCTGTTCCTCCTCCAGAACAG CTCCTGAATATGGAAGAGATACGAGAAAGAAGACTCACTGATCCACGTTTTCCAAT GCAATATAGGAACTTGGCTGCCAAGAAGAAGTTTGTTCCTTGGCCCATTGAAATGAGGTTCTGCCAAGATTCTGGGTCTCAGCATAAACCAAG TCTGTATTATTGGTTTAAAGCTAGAGGAAAACTTTCGGATGATCCAGCTCTTCATAG ATGTGTTGTAGCATATGCTTCCGATCTACTATATTCAGGGGTCAGCCTAAATCCGCACCGGGAGAGGGGTTTGAAGACATACTCTCTCAGTCTTGATCACTC GATGTGGTTccacaagcccgtgaaagctGATGACTGGTTGTTATATGTG ATTGACAGCCCATCTGCACACGGTGGTAGGGGATTCGTTACCGGAAGAATGTTCAACCGGCAAGGAGAG CTTGTCGTGTCCCTGACCCAAGAGGCATTGATTAGAAGAGCTAAGACTCCTGGACAAACCCCAAGGCCAAAGCTTTGA
- the LOC124676523 gene encoding acyl-CoA hydrolase 2-like isoform X2, translating to MDREEVTEFLGQVPLLQCLPGSSIRRIADAVHLKHYESGDYIAREGEPVDGLCIILDGQAEVSAPANTEEENRPDYVLNKYDYFGYGTNSSVHQVNVTAVTKLTCFVLPSQYGHLLQTKTIWNAEETPENHSLLEQILHLEKLEVDIFRGLTLPEAPQFRQVFGGQLIGQALAAASKTVDCLKLVHSLHAIFLIAGDNNMPIIYQVNRERDGTSFATRKVEAKQKGLVIFTLIVSFQKEELGFEHQAAIMPAVPPPEQLLNMEEIRERRLTDPRFPMQYRNLAAKKKFVPWPIEMRFCQDSGSQHKPSLYYWFKARGKLSDDPALHRCVVAYASDLLYSGVSLNPHRERGLKTYSLSLDHSMWFHKPVKADDWLLYVIDSPSAHGGRGFVTGRMFNRQGELVVSLTQEALIRRAKTPGQTPRPKL from the exons atGGATCGGGAAGAAG TGACGGAGTTCCTGGGCCAGGTGCCCCTCCTGCAGTGCCTCCCCGGATCCTCCATCCGCAGGATCGCCGACGCCGTCCACCTCAAGCACTACG AATCTGGTGATTACATTGCTCGTGAAGGTGAACCCGTAGATGGCCTTTGCATCATATTGGATGGACAG GCTGAAGTTTCTGCTCCGGCAAACACAGAAGAAGAAAACCGCCCAGACTATGTATTAAATAAGTATGACTACTTTGGTTATG GGACCAATAGTTCTGTCCATCAAGTAAATGTTACTGCAGTAACAAAG CTGACCTGCTTTGTGTTGCCAAGTCAATACGGACATCTGTTGCAAACAAAGACAATTTGGAATGCAGAGGAGACACCTGAAAACCATTCTTTGCTTGAACAAATTTTGCACTTGGAGAAATTAGAG GTTGATATATTCCGTGGGTTAACTTTGCCTGAAGCACCACAATTTAGGCAAGTTTTTGGAGGACAATTGATTGGACAG GCACTAGCAGCAGCATCCAAGACTGTTGATTGCCTGAAACTTGTGCATAGTTTGCATGCAATTTTTCTTATCGCAGGGGACAATAATA TGCCAATAATATATCAGGTAAATCGGGAGCGCGATGGAACCAGCTTTGCCACCAGAAAAGTGGAGGCAAAGCAGAAAGGCCTTGTCATATTCACTTTAATTGTTTCTTTCCAG AAGGAAGAACTAGGGTTTGAGCATCAAGCTGCAATCATGCCTGCTGTTCCTCCTCCAGAACAG CTCCTGAATATGGAAGAGATACGAGAAAGAAGACTCACTGATCCACGTTTTCCAAT GCAATATAGGAACTTGGCTGCCAAGAAGAAGTTTGTTCCTTGGCCCATTGAAATGAGGTTCTGCCAAGATTCTGGGTCTCAGCATAAACCAAG TCTGTATTATTGGTTTAAAGCTAGAGGAAAACTTTCGGATGATCCAGCTCTTCATAG ATGTGTTGTAGCATATGCTTCCGATCTACTATATTCAGGGGTCAGCCTAAATCCGCACCGGGAGAGGGGTTTGAAGACATACTCTCTCAGTCTTGATCACTC GATGTGGTTccacaagcccgtgaaagctGATGACTGGTTGTTATATGTG ATTGACAGCCCATCTGCACACGGTGGTAGGGGATTCGTTACCGGAAGAATGTTCAACCGGCAAGGAGAG CTTGTCGTGTCCCTGACCCAAGAGGCATTGATTAGAAGAGCTAAGACTCCTGGACAAACCCCAAGGCCAAAGCTTTGA